One stretch of Pradoshia sp. D12 DNA includes these proteins:
- a CDS encoding DUF1294 domain-containing protein, with amino-acid sequence MKELIIGYFILINLTLLLVMKLDKNRAQHNRYRISEKTLWILALAGGAIGGTAGMKLFRHKTKHKAFVAGFPLLAIVDVIIAAILLSTIQS; translated from the coding sequence ATGAAAGAGCTTATCATCGGTTATTTTATACTGATCAATTTAACCTTACTTCTTGTTATGAAACTGGATAAAAACAGAGCTCAACATAATCGATACCGCATAAGCGAGAAAACATTGTGGATTCTGGCTCTTGCTGGAGGAGCTATTGGCGGGACAGCAGGTATGAAGCTATTCAGGCATAAAACAAAGCATAAAGCTTTTGTGGCAGGCTTTCCATTATTAGCAATCGTGGACGTAATCATAGCAGCTATTCTTTTATCAACCATACAGTCATAA
- the rplT gene encoding 50S ribosomal protein L20, giving the protein MPRVKGGTVTRKRRKKVLKLAKGYFGSKHTLYKVANQQVMKSLQYAFRDRRQKKRDFRKLWITRINAAARINGLSYSRLMHGLKLAGIEVNRKMLAELAVSDAAAFAQLAETAKKELNK; this is encoded by the coding sequence ATGCCACGTGTTAAAGGCGGTACAGTGACGCGCAAACGTCGTAAAAAAGTATTAAAGCTAGCTAAAGGTTATTTCGGTTCAAAACATACATTATACAAAGTTGCTAATCAACAAGTAATGAAATCCTTGCAATATGCATTCCGCGATCGTCGTCAAAAGAAACGCGACTTCCGTAAATTATGGATTACTCGTATCAATGCAGCAGCTCGCATCAACGGTCTTTCTTACAGCCGTTTAATGCACGGTTTAAAACTTGCTGGTATTGAAGTTAACCGTAAAATGCTTGCTGAACTTGCAGTTAGCGATGCAGCAGCATTTGCTCAATTAGCTGAAACAGCTAAAAAAGAACTTAATAAATAA
- the rpmI gene encoding 50S ribosomal protein L35: protein MPKMKTHRGAAKRFKKTGSGKLKRSHAYTSHLFANKSTKAKRKLRKSGMVSSGDFKRIRHLLDNIK from the coding sequence ATGCCAAAAATGAAAACTCACAGAGGCGCTGCAAAGCGATTCAAAAAAACTGGTTCTGGTAAGCTTAAGCGCAGCCATGCTTACACAAGCCACTTATTCGCTAACAAATCCACTAAAGCAAAACGTAAATTACGTAAAAGTGGAATGGTTAGTTCCGGAGATTTCAAACGCATTCGTCATCTATTAGACAATATCAAGTAA
- the infC gene encoding translation initiation factor IF-3 encodes MISKQDLILNEGIRAREVRLVDQNGEQLGIKSRNEALEIATRVNLDLVLVAPNAKPPVARIMDYGKFRFEQQKKEKEARKNQKTISLKEVRLSPTIDEHDFNTKLRNAIKFLEKGDKVKASIRFKGRAITHKEIGQRVLVRFAEECKEVATVETAPKMDGRSMFLILAPKNEK; translated from the coding sequence ATTATTAGCAAACAAGACTTAATCTTAAACGAAGGCATTCGTGCCCGAGAAGTACGTCTAGTTGATCAAAATGGTGAGCAGCTTGGAATTAAATCCCGCAATGAGGCATTAGAAATTGCTACACGCGTGAATTTGGATCTTGTGCTGGTTGCACCGAACGCAAAGCCTCCTGTCGCCCGTATTATGGACTATGGTAAGTTCCGTTTCGAGCAACAGAAGAAGGAAAAAGAAGCTAGAAAAAACCAAAAAACAATTAGTTTAAAAGAGGTTCGTTTAAGCCCAACTATCGACGAGCATGACTTTAATACGAAGCTTCGCAACGCTATTAAGTTCCTTGAAAAAGGAGATAAGGTAAAAGCAAGTATTCGATTTAAAGGACGGGCTATTACCCATAAAGAAATCGGGCAGCGCGTGTTAGTTCGCTTTGCAGAGGAATGTAAAGAAGTGGCTACTGTGGAAACAGCGCCAAAAATGGACGGACGCAGCATGTTCTTGATTTTAGCACCGAAAAACGAAAAGTAA